One Endozoicomonas gorgoniicola DNA window includes the following coding sequences:
- the cmr1 gene encoding type III-B CRISPR module RAMP protein Cmr1: MIKNKRLPALEAGYRISTPMFLGEASSDQCADKIRPPSVKGALRFWWRALAWGRLYTGDHNETLKELHKEEGELFGYAAGGSDNKSENKGCQAAFRLRVHNDKSEKGREILTGIDYLLGQGITKRNEKMQYLASGGSFTVSCYPNQTMTETQHQQLEEALLCLGLFGGLGARSRKGLGSLSIHHLTGGSYSAPQNREEYGSLVMHLLKNAELARPEPPYSAFSSLSRIDISSVGSDAFQLLLRLNDELQLYRSWGKDGRILGKKAEQNFTEDHRWAYSVANSHPPDSLPERTVFGLPHNYYLSKARTNKVDINTDSGRRATPLFCHIHQFENGSALLVQTLLQAEFLHSKQTVKVTCNRKNTKVQSTVDWSVIRKFMDRFEQREVIYGE; this comes from the coding sequence ATGATAAAAAACAAACGCCTGCCTGCACTGGAAGCGGGTTATCGCATTTCGACGCCCATGTTTCTTGGGGAAGCGTCGAGTGATCAATGTGCCGACAAAATACGCCCACCGTCCGTCAAGGGTGCTTTACGATTCTGGTGGCGAGCCCTTGCCTGGGGGCGGCTCTATACCGGAGATCACAACGAAACACTCAAAGAGCTACATAAAGAAGAAGGCGAACTCTTTGGTTATGCCGCTGGCGGCAGTGATAACAAAAGTGAAAACAAAGGCTGTCAGGCAGCATTCCGGCTTCGTGTACACAATGATAAAAGTGAAAAGGGCAGAGAGATTCTGACAGGCATTGATTATCTGTTGGGGCAAGGTATCACCAAGCGCAATGAAAAGATGCAATACCTTGCCAGCGGCGGGAGTTTTACGGTCAGCTGTTACCCAAACCAGACCATGACAGAAACTCAGCACCAGCAATTAGAAGAAGCCTTGTTGTGCCTGGGGTTGTTTGGCGGCCTCGGTGCCCGGTCAAGAAAAGGGCTTGGCAGTCTGTCAATCCACCATTTAACCGGTGGCTCCTATTCCGCCCCCCAAAATCGTGAAGAATACGGCTCGTTGGTGATGCATTTGCTAAAAAATGCAGAGCTGGCAAGACCTGAGCCACCATACTCTGCATTCTCCAGCCTTTCCAGAATCGACATTTCCTCTGTCGGAAGTGATGCCTTTCAACTTCTTCTCAGGTTAAATGACGAATTGCAGTTATACAGAAGCTGGGGAAAGGATGGTCGTATTTTAGGCAAAAAGGCGGAACAAAACTTCACTGAAGACCATCGTTGGGCTTACAGTGTGGCGAACAGCCATCCACCCGATTCTTTACCGGAAAGAACCGTCTTTGGGTTGCCTCATAATTACTACTTGAGTAAAGCCAGAACCAACAAAGTGGACATTAATACCGACAGCGGTCGGCGAGCCACACCTCTGTTTTGCCACATTCATCAATTTGAAAATGGCTCTGCCCTGCTGGTGCAAACCCTGTTGCAGGCAGAGTTTCTCCATAGCAAACAAACCGTGAAAGTCACCTGCAACCGGAAGAACACAAAAGTTCAGTCCACAGTCGACTGGTCAGTCATCCGCAAATTTATGGATCGCTTTGAACAGCGGGAGGTGATTTATGGCGAATAA
- a CDS encoding IS30 family transposase, translating into MAYTHLSSEERYYIETELKNGTSQNKIAKKLGRSQPTVSREVNRNKGQRGYRHQQANRTARQRHKDKPKAIKLTDDIKQRISNDIRSDWSPEQVAGRLEKDGVIKLHHETIYQFVADDKRRGGSLYKHLRHQKKTYRKRYGSAHNRTGIPNRVGIEERPEVVNNRERVGDWEADTVIGKNHKGAIATLDERKTKLRLAVPLPGKKAKAVKQGIIDVLKPLKRFVKTITYDNGKEFVQHESIAKALKCDSYFAAPYHSWERGQNENANGLLRQYFPKSMELNGVTEKDVIIAVDKLNNRPRKCLGYKTPYEAFKESTGIDARKVMGYALMT; encoded by the coding sequence ATGGCCTATACACACCTGAGCTCTGAAGAGAGATATTATATCGAAACTGAACTCAAAAATGGGACTTCACAAAACAAAATTGCTAAAAAGCTTGGCCGTTCACAGCCTACCGTGTCGCGAGAAGTAAACCGCAATAAAGGGCAAAGAGGGTACAGGCACCAACAGGCTAATCGCACAGCTCGGCAGCGGCACAAAGATAAGCCAAAAGCTATTAAGCTGACAGACGACATTAAACAACGTATTTCAAACGATATCCGTTCAGATTGGAGTCCTGAACAAGTGGCTGGAAGGCTTGAAAAGGACGGTGTAATCAAGCTGCATCATGAGACGATTTATCAATTTGTAGCGGATGATAAACGGCGCGGAGGCTCGCTCTATAAGCACTTGAGGCACCAGAAAAAAACTTATCGAAAGCGATACGGTTCAGCTCATAACCGAACCGGTATACCAAATCGGGTTGGCATTGAAGAACGCCCCGAAGTGGTCAACAACAGAGAGCGAGTTGGTGACTGGGAAGCTGATACTGTAATAGGTAAAAATCATAAAGGAGCCATCGCTACATTAGATGAACGAAAAACCAAGCTTCGCCTTGCTGTCCCTCTACCAGGCAAGAAGGCAAAAGCGGTTAAACAGGGAATAATTGACGTACTCAAGCCTCTGAAAAGGTTTGTAAAGACAATAACATACGACAATGGAAAGGAGTTTGTTCAGCATGAATCAATTGCCAAAGCTTTAAAATGTGACAGCTACTTTGCTGCCCCCTACCATTCTTGGGAAAGAGGCCAGAATGAGAATGCTAATGGTTTGCTAAGGCAGTATTTCCCCAAGTCGATGGAGCTTAATGGCGTGACAGAAAAAGATGTCATCATTGCAGTGGATAAGCTGAACAACAGGCCAAGAAAGTGCCTGGGCTACAAGACTCCTTATGAGGCATTTAAAGAGTCAACTGGAATAGATGCAAGAAAAGTCATGGGTTATGCACTTATGACTTGA
- the tnpA gene encoding IS200/IS605 family transposase: MRDYKSLAHTRWDCKYHIVFIPKRRRKVIYGNLRKFLGEIFHELARRKGCKILEGHLMSDHVHMCISIPPKYPVSHVVGYLKGKCAIEIAKNFKGKQRNFNGEHFWARGYFVSTVGLDEEVVRAYIREALPQFEWVIYYILKHSMQGCTDA, translated from the coding sequence ATGAGAGACTACAAGAGTTTGGCTCATACGCGTTGGGATTGTAAGTACCATATTGTCTTTATCCCAAAGAGAAGACGAAAGGTAATCTATGGGAATTTGAGAAAGTTTCTCGGAGAAATATTTCATGAGCTTGCCAGAAGGAAAGGCTGCAAAATTCTCGAAGGGCATTTGATGTCTGATCATGTTCACATGTGCATCAGTATTCCACCCAAATATCCGGTATCTCATGTCGTTGGATATCTGAAAGGAAAGTGTGCAATAGAGATTGCGAAAAATTTCAAAGGCAAGCAGCGTAACTTTAACGGAGAGCATTTTTGGGCAAGAGGTTACTTTGTCTCAACAGTAGGACTTGATGAAGAAGTGGTTCGGGCATATATCCGAGAGGCTCTTCCTCAATTTGAGTGGGTGATTTATTATATTCTGAAGCACTCAATGCAAGGATGCACCGATGCGTGA
- the cas10 gene encoding type III-B CRISPR-associated protein Cas10/Cmr2: MANKHFHITLGPVQGFVAQARRTRDFWAGSFLLSWLSGIAMNAIKKQNGDIKFPIPARGYLEWLEGEVSGQQPPEQGAIPNRFTAISTKVPADFKPEVVEAAIRAAWQALAEAVWKQDLQALDIDLAETRKIWERQIEGFWEISWCLSDDETASNLLDRRKNWRTWHPPVEPGVKCMMMDGWQELSGAERPGRAGQGERTFWKALRKKVGKVDLRQGEELCAIAFVKRRFPYVFPRLQVAMPDNWVAHGWRVPVNVPSVGYLAAAHWLADTIRSAETPEHWDQIWSLHDALSGFEANNSHHAEIPRCVRDAAGRDPEKRQWVRMDGQYLFDFILQTKAQQEPDWQQQVDDAQQYLKKVQGITKTRPSPFYAILRMDGDSLGSQMSDPKKQEPISQALNTFTEKVPGIVSENSGFLVYAGGDDVLALLPMEDAMNCALALRNEYADSFRQHGKGIATSTLSGAIEYCHIKSPLMQGLSDSHTLLDDIAKDYCGRDSLAIRVWKPGGKHLEWSCPWDKAVQGDKLVIDQLADDICQTLQQEKQDINGFAWGFFQKAEQLFNSLGLEQENDLLVEAEAVISLLKSMYLQTGFEAKNQTDASLLAEQLIEQCKRYYRITEDEKPEVRLRKGLSADALKLMRFLVTKGQDKEGQRL; the protein is encoded by the coding sequence ATGGCGAATAAGCATTTCCACATCACCCTCGGCCCGGTTCAGGGATTTGTTGCCCAGGCCCGTCGTACCCGTGATTTCTGGGCAGGCTCATTCCTGTTGTCGTGGCTGTCCGGTATCGCCATGAATGCCATAAAAAAGCAGAACGGGGACATCAAATTCCCGATTCCTGCGCGGGGGTATCTTGAGTGGCTGGAGGGTGAAGTCTCAGGACAGCAACCCCCTGAGCAGGGAGCCATTCCCAATCGTTTCACCGCCATAAGCACCAAAGTCCCCGCCGACTTTAAACCTGAAGTGGTCGAGGCAGCCATTCGGGCTGCGTGGCAGGCACTGGCGGAGGCGGTCTGGAAACAAGACCTGCAAGCCCTGGATATCGATCTGGCTGAAACCCGTAAAATCTGGGAACGCCAGATAGAAGGTTTCTGGGAAATAAGCTGGTGCCTGAGCGATGATGAAACAGCATCCAACCTTCTGGATCGCCGCAAGAACTGGCGTACCTGGCATCCTCCGGTAGAACCGGGCGTAAAATGCATGATGATGGACGGCTGGCAGGAACTGTCCGGAGCCGAACGCCCCGGCCGTGCTGGTCAGGGTGAAAGAACCTTCTGGAAAGCACTTCGAAAAAAAGTAGGTAAGGTTGACCTGCGACAGGGTGAAGAGCTTTGTGCCATTGCTTTTGTTAAACGACGCTTCCCCTATGTTTTTCCCCGGTTACAGGTGGCAATGCCCGACAACTGGGTTGCCCACGGCTGGAGAGTACCCGTTAATGTGCCTTCAGTGGGTTATCTGGCAGCAGCGCACTGGCTCGCCGACACCATTCGCAGTGCTGAAACGCCGGAACACTGGGATCAGATCTGGAGTCTTCATGATGCCTTGTCTGGCTTTGAAGCCAACAACAGCCACCATGCTGAAATACCCCGCTGTGTCCGTGATGCTGCCGGTCGTGACCCGGAAAAACGACAGTGGGTGCGCATGGACGGGCAATACCTGTTCGATTTTATTCTGCAAACCAAAGCACAACAGGAACCCGACTGGCAACAGCAGGTGGATGATGCACAACAATACCTGAAAAAAGTTCAGGGCATCACCAAAACCCGTCCCAGTCCGTTCTACGCCATTTTGCGCATGGACGGTGATTCTCTGGGGAGCCAAATGAGTGATCCCAAAAAACAGGAACCCATCAGTCAGGCACTGAATACGTTTACTGAAAAGGTTCCGGGTATTGTCAGTGAAAACAGCGGCTTTCTGGTATACGCCGGTGGTGACGATGTGCTGGCTCTGTTACCCATGGAAGACGCCATGAACTGCGCTCTGGCTCTGCGTAATGAGTATGCTGACTCCTTCAGGCAACACGGCAAAGGAATAGCCACCAGCACATTGTCGGGCGCTATTGAGTATTGCCATATCAAGTCGCCCCTGATGCAGGGGCTGTCGGATTCCCACACCCTGCTGGACGACATCGCTAAAGATTACTGCGGTCGAGATTCCCTGGCTATCCGGGTCTGGAAACCCGGGGGCAAACATCTGGAATGGAGCTGCCCGTGGGATAAAGCCGTTCAGGGTGACAAGCTGGTGATTGACCAGCTGGCGGACGATATCTGCCAGACTCTTCAGCAAGAGAAGCAGGATATTAACGGCTTTGCCTGGGGCTTTTTCCAAAAGGCTGAGCAACTGTTTAACTCGCTCGGGCTGGAACAGGAGAATGATCTTCTAGTAGAAGCAGAAGCTGTAATCTCCCTCCTGAAATCAATGTATTTGCAGACTGGCTTCGAGGCAAAAAACCAGACCGACGCCAGCCTACTGGCAGAGCAGTTAATTGAGCAGTGCAAACGTTACTACCGGATCACCGAAGATGAAAAACCAGAAGTCAGGCTTCGCAAAGGGTTGTCCGCAGACGCCCTGAAGCTGATGCGTTTTCTGGTGACCAAAGGACAGGATAAAGAGGGGCAGCGACTATGA
- a CDS encoding IS1 family transposase: MDLGTGAVIHVGRACQEAEIDEQWSYVFEKSNQRWLWHAVDHATNTVLAYVFGKRKDEVFKKLKELLEPFGIKKFYTDDWGAYERNLDESRHIIGKENTQKVERKNLNFRTWIKRLARKTICFSKLEQMHDIVIA; the protein is encoded by the coding sequence ATGGATCTTGGAACGGGTGCTGTGATTCACGTAGGCCGCGCCTGCCAAGAGGCCGAGATAGATGAACAGTGGTCGTATGTGTTTGAAAAAAGTAACCAGCGTTGGCTTTGGCATGCAGTTGATCATGCGACCAATACTGTTTTGGCTTACGTTTTTGGGAAACGAAAGGATGAGGTTTTCAAAAAACTAAAAGAGCTTCTTGAACCATTTGGTATCAAGAAATTTTATACTGATGATTGGGGAGCCTATGAACGTAATCTCGACGAAAGCAGACACATCATCGGAAAAGAAAATACTCAGAAAGTTGAACGTAAAAACCTGAATTTTAGAACTTGGATTAAGCGTCTGGCCAGAAAGACAATATGCTTTTCAAAGTTAGAACAAATGCACGATATTGTTATTGCCTGA
- a CDS encoding IS1-like element transposase: MCSTPVHCPKCGGNDVKSFGYSAHNVPRYFCCNAECETKSFMLEYRYKAYEPGVKEKVVDMAINGGGIRDTSRVLGINKKTVINTLKKRERLSSS, from the coding sequence ATGTGCTCCACACCAGTTCACTGCCCTAAATGTGGCGGTAATGACGTTAAAAGCTTTGGCTACAGTGCTCATAATGTTCCTCGCTACTTTTGCTGTAATGCTGAATGTGAAACCAAGTCCTTTATGCTTGAGTACCGGTACAAAGCTTATGAGCCAGGCGTTAAAGAAAAAGTCGTCGATATGGCAATTAATGGTGGCGGCATCAGGGATACAAGCAGGGTTTTGGGAATCAATAAAAAAACAGTAATAAACACATTAAAAAAAAGAGAAAGGCTTAGTTCAAGTTAA
- a CDS encoding GTPase family protein: MNTYRFSDIQSIIASRGLLYPLDVMLVGATGTGKSSTLNALFGSEVAKVGTGVDPETQKISSSRLHEYLRFHDSAGLGDGIEADRHHAKNITSQLLSTCTCNNEDYGFIDMALVILDGGSRDLGTAFDLLERVVLESISGDRVIVAVNQADMAMKGRYWNHSTGRPEPRLVDFLENQMLSIQQRLLESTSQRIPKPVYYSAAYNYNTDALMDHIIRHMPKKRRPKI; the protein is encoded by the coding sequence ATGAATACTTACCGCTTCAGTGATATACAGTCAATTATTGCCAGCCGTGGGTTGTTGTACCCACTGGATGTGATGCTGGTTGGAGCAACTGGTACGGGTAAAAGCTCTACCCTGAATGCACTCTTTGGCTCGGAAGTTGCCAAAGTCGGCACCGGTGTCGATCCGGAAACCCAGAAAATCAGTTCGTCACGACTGCATGAATACCTGCGGTTTCATGATTCCGCCGGGCTTGGAGATGGAATAGAAGCCGATCGCCATCATGCAAAAAATATCACCTCACAGCTGTTGAGCACCTGTACCTGTAACAATGAGGATTATGGTTTCATAGACATGGCACTGGTAATCCTTGACGGGGGCAGTCGTGATTTGGGTACAGCCTTTGATCTGCTCGAAAGAGTTGTACTGGAATCAATTTCCGGCGACAGAGTTATTGTCGCTGTTAATCAGGCTGACATGGCAATGAAAGGCCGTTACTGGAACCATTCCACTGGCCGACCAGAGCCACGACTGGTTGATTTTCTGGAAAATCAGATGCTCAGTATTCAACAACGCCTGCTGGAAAGCACCAGCCAGCGTATTCCTAAGCCGGTCTATTACAGTGCCGCATATAACTACAATACTGATGCGCTGATGGATCATATTATTCGACACATGCCCAAAAAAAGGCGGCCTAAAATCTGA
- the csm6 gene encoding CRISPR-associated ring nuclease Csm6: protein MSEEKAFNNILFVASGMSPQILTETLYALIHQPDPFIPGEIHMVTTVEGAKRASEGLLNRDSGHFYQFCQDYGLNPAIFNQDRIHIIQDQDGKPLNDIKTLTDNEATADTITTLIQEFTAEPETRLHVSLAGGRKTMSYYTGYALSLYGRRQDQLSHVLVSEGYESCPDFYYPTPVSRMVINRNGERCDASEAEVTLANIPFVRMREDLPDRFLEGKTCFSETVRIMGKADAPLSMVIDVDNRRLELSGCSISISELELALILMFARDLKDSGDEAGFTLPTKNTPSAAIGRPYLRSLCEIKGVDYCQDWSVLEGRLLDQEVNPRTIKSLSHGRMRDTFYSQRRNELMKLFRHELGKKLAEAYLPQRVNDNSGNHQLLLKAEDITIIS, encoded by the coding sequence ATGTCAGAAGAAAAAGCATTTAATAATATTCTGTTCGTTGCCTCGGGCATGTCTCCGCAAATCCTCACCGAAACACTGTATGCACTGATCCATCAGCCTGATCCGTTCATACCCGGTGAAATTCATATGGTAACAACCGTCGAAGGAGCTAAACGGGCTTCTGAGGGATTGCTGAACCGAGATTCAGGACACTTCTACCAGTTTTGTCAGGACTATGGACTTAATCCCGCAATATTCAACCAGGATCGAATTCATATTATTCAAGATCAGGACGGAAAACCGCTCAATGATATAAAAACACTGACAGACAATGAGGCAACAGCAGATACCATCACAACACTGATTCAGGAGTTTACTGCAGAACCTGAAACTCGTTTGCATGTATCTCTGGCGGGTGGGCGAAAAACCATGAGTTATTACACCGGTTATGCGCTGTCACTCTATGGCCGCAGGCAGGATCAGCTGTCCCACGTCCTGGTTTCCGAAGGTTACGAAAGCTGTCCGGATTTTTATTACCCAACACCTGTCAGTCGCATGGTAATTAACCGCAATGGTGAACGCTGTGATGCATCAGAAGCCGAGGTAACACTCGCCAATATTCCCTTTGTGCGTATGCGTGAGGATTTGCCGGATCGCTTTCTGGAAGGCAAGACGTGTTTCAGTGAAACAGTACGGATTATGGGCAAAGCCGATGCCCCCCTTTCAATGGTGATTGATGTTGACAACCGAAGACTTGAATTGTCCGGTTGCTCTATATCAATAAGTGAGTTGGAACTTGCCCTTATACTGATGTTTGCCCGGGATCTGAAAGATAGCGGTGACGAAGCTGGATTTACGCTGCCGACCAAAAATACGCCAAGTGCTGCTATCGGTCGGCCTTACCTGCGCAGTTTGTGTGAAATAAAAGGCGTAGATTATTGTCAGGACTGGTCAGTACTGGAGGGGCGTTTGCTGGATCAGGAGGTCAATCCGAGAACCATAAAAAGCCTTTCCCATGGTCGAATGCGCGACACATTCTACAGTCAGCGTCGCAATGAATTGATGAAGCTCTTCAGGCACGAGCTGGGTAAAAAGCTGGCAGAGGCTTATTTACCGCAGCGCGTCAATGACAACAGTGGCAACCATCAGCTACTTTTGAAAGCTGAAGACATCACCATCATTTCATAA
- a CDS encoding type III-B CRISPR module-associated Cmr3 family protein, translated as MSQRWRLIFTPVDTWFFRESRPHGAAGADRLESLFPPPVRTVVGGYPYPYRGVPEYRLAGFSPGRSIFRGNQHQ; from the coding sequence ATGAGCCAGCGGTGGCGTTTAATCTTTACTCCGGTGGATACCTGGTTCTTCCGGGAGTCCCGCCCCCATGGTGCGGCAGGCGCTGACCGGCTGGAAAGCCTGTTCCCACCGCCAGTGCGTACTGTTGTCGGGGGCTATCCGTACCCGTATCGGGGAGTGCCTGAATACCGACTGGCAGGCTTTTCGCCGGGGCGAAGCATATTTCGGGGAAATCAGCATCAATAA
- a CDS encoding ATPase, T2SS/T4P/T4SS family — translation MTHFTDNFAALIQNDNSIRDQDKLQVMRNLAKLKETKVNILITGATGSGKSSTINALFNTDKARVGQSADPETMDITRYEMNNIVIFDTPGLGDGKEAG, via the coding sequence ATGACACATTTTACAGATAATTTTGCTGCTCTGATCCAGAACGACAACAGCATCCGTGACCAGGACAAACTTCAGGTTATGCGGAATCTTGCCAAATTGAAAGAAACCAAAGTCAACATCCTGATTACAGGCGCAACCGGCAGTGGCAAGTCTTCCACGATCAATGCACTGTTTAATACCGACAAGGCCAGGGTTGGCCAGAGTGCAGATCCGGAAACGATGGACATTACCCGTTATGAAATGAATAACATAGTAATTTTTGACACGCCTGGACTGGGTGACGGCAAAGAAGCTGGGTAG
- a CDS encoding GTPase family protein, translated as MLVILDGSSRDLGTSFQLINEVIIPSLGNDKSRLLVAINQADVAMKGRHWNYEANEPETPLIDFLNDKVISTRNRIREATGVDIEPIYYAAGYKDEDDEQLPWNLSKLLAFMLRHTKPEKRAPYIGDLNNDKKMWERDENLEKHREEIQQSLWESVTRAASEGADIGGKIGELVAGSAGKAIGSAIGGVVGGFIGGVTSFIGGIFG; from the coding sequence GTGCTGGTAATCCTGGATGGCAGCAGCCGTGATCTGGGAACGTCATTCCAGCTAATCAATGAGGTAATTATCCCCAGCCTTGGTAATGACAAATCCCGCCTGCTGGTTGCCATCAACCAAGCTGACGTAGCCATGAAAGGGCGTCACTGGAATTATGAGGCCAATGAGCCTGAAACGCCTCTGATTGATTTTTTGAACGACAAAGTTATTTCAACCCGAAACCGCATTCGTGAGGCAACCGGCGTTGATATTGAGCCCATTTATTATGCGGCTGGCTACAAAGATGAGGATGATGAACAGCTGCCCTGGAATCTGTCCAAGCTCCTGGCGTTTATGTTGCGCCATACAAAGCCCGAGAAACGAGCTCCCTACATTGGCGACCTTAATAATGATAAGAAAATGTGGGAGCGCGATGAAAACCTGGAGAAGCATAGAGAAGAAATCCAGCAGTCACTTTGGGAGTCTGTCACCAGAGCAGCGTCAGAAGGTGCAGATATTGGAGGCAAAATAGGTGAACTGGTTGCTGGCTCAGCAGGAAAGGCGATTGGCTCTGCCATTGGTGGTGTTGTTGGTGGCTTTATTGGTGGCGTAACGAGCTTCATAGGTGGAATCTTTGGATGA
- a CDS encoding type III-B CRISPR module-associated Cmr3 family protein, translating into MSGAIRTRIGECLNTDWQAFRRGEAYFGEISINKLLGDSSSTGELSFGALQLFCKDQPLYPWPALLLEKKVLEKREAAQTEYVRLVPGKPVECDLGRVQLPELERVCPGAKVPDNQYLSQSLMQDILKGKKPEHNSSGMTRRDGLYLPEPRLGIARNANTGTVEQGMLYQTSHLRLKEDVAVSMELEGLPESVARRLQEDIEASPFIRFGAEGRMARVSIEPVEQTALPECPKVSGNEQGLMLMLLTDADFGDTRNAPLPGFNPVEKENVKLWHGSIHGLDMELHCVMAGKPVRRGGWDLKKGQPGDMKSYVPAGSCYFVKPLNHSLTDLMSLHGKTIGQQTDWGYGLIACGLWKK; encoded by the coding sequence TTGTCGGGGGCTATCCGTACCCGTATCGGGGAGTGCCTGAATACCGACTGGCAGGCTTTTCGCCGGGGCGAAGCATATTTCGGGGAAATCAGCATCAATAAACTGCTGGGTGATAGCAGTAGTACAGGTGAGTTGTCGTTTGGTGCACTGCAACTATTTTGTAAGGATCAACCGTTGTATCCCTGGCCAGCACTCTTGTTGGAAAAAAAAGTACTGGAAAAGAGAGAAGCGGCTCAGACGGAATACGTCAGGTTGGTTCCCGGCAAGCCGGTTGAGTGCGATCTGGGGCGGGTGCAGCTGCCTGAGCTGGAGCGTGTTTGTCCGGGAGCAAAAGTCCCTGACAATCAGTACCTGAGCCAGTCATTAATGCAGGACATTCTGAAGGGTAAAAAGCCGGAACACAATTCCTCTGGAATGACCCGCCGTGATGGCCTGTATTTACCGGAACCACGGCTGGGTATTGCCCGGAACGCCAATACCGGCACCGTAGAACAGGGAATGCTATACCAGACCAGTCACCTCCGTTTGAAGGAAGATGTTGCAGTCAGCATGGAGCTGGAAGGGCTGCCTGAATCTGTTGCCAGGCGGTTGCAGGAGGATATAGAAGCATCACCTTTTATCCGCTTTGGCGCAGAAGGCCGCATGGCCAGGGTCAGTATTGAGCCGGTTGAACAAACTGCCCTTCCGGAATGTCCCAAAGTCAGCGGCAATGAACAGGGGCTAATGCTCATGCTACTCACCGATGCCGACTTCGGTGATACCCGCAATGCACCTTTGCCGGGCTTCAATCCTGTAGAGAAAGAAAATGTAAAGCTCTGGCATGGCTCAATCCACGGTCTGGATATGGAGCTTCACTGCGTTATGGCAGGCAAACCGGTCCGCCGGGGCGGCTGGGACTTAAAAAAAGGCCAGCCCGGAGACATGAAAAGCTACGTACCGGCAGGCAGCTGTTATTTCGTTAAGCCACTGAACCATTCACTGACAGACCTGATGAGCCTGCATGGCAAAACCATCGGCCAGCAAACTGATTGGGGCTATGGGCTAATAGCCTGTGGACTCTGGAAAAAATAA